From one Perca flavescens isolate YP-PL-M2 chromosome 4, PFLA_1.0, whole genome shotgun sequence genomic stretch:
- the LOC114554313 gene encoding DDB1- and CUL4-associated factor 1 isoform X2, with translation MPQRRATLEQLLAAMSSPEDEEAAAMLSAVSAAVSAAMAVANAVDAKAELTALLDEWEETQQGTTEQLVSILTKISELIERETGEYHKADPDPFDDRHPGRADPDCMLGQLLKMLFMNDDFTNALLDTYIMTSRELSLNTAACRLLQNIMPGLETAVVFQEKEGLVQKLFTWAREAERPLCVYAAGLLARAMGNQEVAASYREQNARLVPIMIQRLHELQTEEAKSRISPATTPKNLKTSSVSTDQHDKMEGNDAGEDERERKERDGESSPPASKANSKPLSLLSSRQKNGGGGGSSTRLLPDFVYQAGPDAAAAAREAEDRQGGRGRKRRAVTENGRKAKQKLNFASTSSCRAEDEAEGSDHSDQPANSASWSEMSAMVIGSDYRLSPLSPAMEQRLILQYLTPLGDLQELLAVFMQLDTRSLLMNYIDLRQTKNVQLTFDALLYLSSLLLHKKFAAEFITHGGVQKLLEIPRPSMAATGVSLCLYYLAYNQDAMERVCTLPNGVLSDMVSYALWLLESSHASGVCHATMFFSISFSFRAVLQLFDHQDGLRRLVNLVSTLQILNTENEVSIMSDDQVFANRQTAKHTCMALRRYFEAHLAVKVEQVKQSLHTSDGGTIVPQQPFYKAYTYTREQVIEMMEFLIECGPPQIYWEPVEVFHKLSCVPLMLQLISTACDWRTYYGRSDTVRYVLDILAILVVVPKVQLVLADTVEVLDETRSPVSTVGMSIILGVAEGEVFVNDAEIQKSALQVIINCVCAPDRSLNTVGAFAVTPLRPSLHPQQTSAPHNGVLAHMWQMVQNNNGIKVLLSLLSVKMPITDADLIRALACKALVGLSRSSAVRQIISKLPLFTSSHIQQLMKEPLLQDKRSEHVRFCRYAADLTERVSGKPLLMGTDVSLARLQRANVVAQSRITFPEKELLMLIRNHLVAKGLHDTANTLVKEANLSVTSLCPNSSSCVTPPPLSSAVIPRTCRSAGGMAARVGGHVGASPVSSAAVASSSTPLSSRSLASPHPPCSSSSTPALPLPPSTPSLPPPHPAAHGSHLVGRILFTRERPVAQCNSGKKLRALKQKSDHGAFIQTPVLKKQLERHVPSPPSLDGIITEYLREQHARCPNPVTTCPPFSLFTAHRCPEPKQRRQASPNFTARLGSRVLYPKYGGVDRGCLDRHLIFSRFRPMSVFHEGDGDESGFTCCAFSARERFLMLGTCSGHLKFYNVFSGEEEANYTCHTSAITHLEPSRDGKLLLTSASWSVPLSALWSMDGVFSMKNSFVDDHYVEFSKHTQDRVIGTKDQVAHIYDIQTGQKILTLNDPALANNYKRNCATFNPTDDLVLNDGVLWDVRASQAIHKFDKFNMNISGVFHPNGLEVIINTEIWDLRTFHLLHTVPALDQCRLVFNSNATIMYGAMLQADEEDDAMDQQMKSPFGSSFRTFDATEYKPIATVDVKRNIFDLCTDTKDCYLAVIENQDTVSLDTVCRLYEVGRHKLAEEGDDDDQDDEDQDDDDSSDTDDDDDDDDDDDDIETDPLLEELANNDDPENDDSPPSPTDEEIADLLGSNSSNDNSDDDDNDDDDESADSEHSNRSDDGWDSMYYPEQSDDETEIFRALSARWFS, from the exons CTGTTGGACACGTATATAATGACCAGCAGAGAGCTGAGCCTCAACACGGCCGCCTGTCGTCTGCTCCAGAACATCATGCCGGGCCTGGAGACCGCCGTCGTCTTCCAAGAGAAG gaagGTCTAGTTCAGAAGTTGTTCACCTGGGCTCGTGAAGCCGAGCGACCGCTGTGTGTCTACGCCGCGGGCCTGCTGGCCAGAGCCATGGGCAACCAGGAAGTGGCGGCCAGCTACAGAGAGCAGAACGCTCGGCTG GTACCAATCATGATTCAGCGGCTGCACGAGCTGCAAACCGAAGAGGCCAAGAGTCGCATTAGTCCCGCCACAACACCCAAAAATCTCAAAACCTCGAGCGTCTCAACAGACCAGCATGACAAGATGGAGGGGAACGATGCAGGAGAGgacgagagggagagaaaagagagagacggagagagcaGCCCGCCGGCGTCGAAGGCCAATTCCAAACCGTTGTCGCTTCTCAGTTCGAGACAGAAAAACGGCGGCGGAGGTGGCAGCTCAACGCGACTGCTCCCAGACTTTGTTTACCAAGCGGGCCCGgacgccgccgccgccgccaggGAGGCAGAGGACAGGCAGGGGGGACGAGGGCGGAAAAGACGGGCGGTGACGGAGAACGGGAGGAAGGCGAAGCAGAAACTCAACTTTGCCTCGACGTCCTCGTGCAGGGCCGAGGACGAGGCGGAGGGAAGCGACCACAGCGACCAGCCGGCCAACAGCGCCTCTTGGTCCGAGATGAGCGCCATGGTGATCGGCTCCGACTACCGCCTCTCGCCGCTGAGTCCCGCCATGGAGCAGAGGCTCATCCTGCAGTATCTGACGCCGCTCGGAGATTTACAGGAG TTGCTCGCCGTCTTCATGCAGCTGGACACGCGGTCGTTGCTGATGAACTACATCGACCTCAGGCAGACCAAAAATGTCCAGCTCACCTTCGATGCCCTACTG TATCTCTCCTCGCTGCTCCTCCACAAGAAGTTTGCGGCAGAGTTCATTACTCACGGAGGAGTGCAGAAACTCCTGGAGATCCCCAGGCCTTCAATGGCAGCAACTGGAGTTTCACTCTGCTTGTACTACCTGGCGTACAACCAGGACGCCATGGAGAGG GTGTGCACGCTCCCAAATGGCGTGCTGTCCGACATGGTGTCCTACGCTCTGTGGCTGCTGGAGTCGTCCCACGCGTCAGGCGTCTGCCACGCCACCATGTTCTTCTCCATCTCCTTCTCCTTCAGGGCGGTGCTGCAGCTCTTCGACCACCAGGACGGCCTGCGCAGGCTCGTCAACTTG GTCAGTACTTTGCAGATCCTTAACACGGAGAATGAGGTGTCCATAATGAGTGATGACCAAGTCTTCGCCAACCGACAGACAGCCAAACATACCTGCATGGCCCTGCGCAG GTACTTTGAGGCTCACCTGGCAGTGAAGGTGGAACAGGTCAAACAGTCCCTGCACACGTCAGACGGAGGTACCATTGTTCCCCAGCAGCCATTTTACAAG GCATATACGTACACCAGAGAGCAGGTTATTGAGATGATGGAGTTTCTGATTGAGTGTGGACCTCCTCAGATCTACTGGGAACCGGTCGAGGTTTTCCACAAGTTGTCCTGTGTCCCTTTAATGCTGCAACTCATATCTACAGCCTGCGACTGGAGGACGTACTACGGCAG GAGTGACACGGTGCGTTATGTCCTGGACATCCTGGCCATACTGGTGGTGGTTCCAAAGGTCCAGTTGGTGCTGGCGGACACCGTAGAGGTTCTGGATGAAACCAGATCGCCTGTTTCCACTGTGG GTATGAGCATCATTCTGGGTGTTGCTGAGGGTGAGGTGTTTGTCAACGATGCAGAGATCCAAAAGTCTGCCCTACAG GTGATAATAAACTGCGTGTGCGCTCCAGACCGGAGCCTGAACACTGTGGGTGCTTTTGCTGTCACCCCCCTCAGGCCGTCCCTCCACCCCCAGCAGACGTCCGCTCCACACAACGGCGTGCTCGCCCACATGTGGCAAATGGTGCAGAATAACAACGGTATAAAG GTGCTTCTGTCTCTGCTGTCGGTGAAGATGCCCATCACTGACGCCGACCTGATCCGTGCTCTGGCCTGCAAGGCTCTGGTCGGACTCTCCCGCAGCTCAGCGGTCAGGCAAATCATCAGCAAACTGCCCCTCTTCACCAGCAGCCACATTCAACAG CTCATGAAGGAGCCACTGCTGCAGGACAAACGAAGCGAGCACGTCCGCTTCTGCCGATACGCCGCCGATCTGACCGAGCGGGTGTCGGGCAAGCCTCTCCTCATGGGCACCGACGTCTCATTGGCTCGTCTGCAGAGGGCGAACGTGGTCGCCCAATCACGCATCACCTTCCCCGAGAAGGAGCTCCTCATGCTGATCAGAAACCACCTGGTGGCCAAAGGGCTCCACGACACGGCCAACACACTCGTTAAAGAGGCCAACCTGTCTGTGACATCCCTCTGTCCCAACTCTTCCTCCTGCGtcacccctccccccctctcctccgcCGTGATTCCCAGGACTTGCCGGTCTGCCGGCGGGATGGCGGCTCGTGTTGGCGGCCACGTCGGAGCCTCTCCCGTGTCCTCGGCTGCTGTGGCGTCCTCCTCCACTCCCTTGTCCTCTCGTTCCCTCGCCAGTCCTCACCCCCCGTGCTCCTCTTCGTCCACCCCTGCCCTCCCTCTGCCTCCTTCtactccctctcttcctccccctcaTCCTGCAGCTCATGGCTCACATCTGGTCGGGCGCATTCTGTTCACGCGGGAACGCCCCGTGGCCCAGTGCAACTCAGGGAAAAAACTTAGAGCGCTGAAACAGAAGTCTGACCACGGTGCTTTCATACAG ACTCCAGTCTTGAAGAAGCAGCTGGAGCGACACGTTCCTTCGCCCCCGAGCCTCGACGGCATCATCACCGAGTACCTGAGGGAGCAGCACGCCCGCTGCCCCAATCCTGTCACCACCTGCCCCCCCTTCTCCCTCTTCACCGCCCACCGCTGCCCCGAGCCCAAGCAGAGGCGACAGGCATCGCCCAACTTCACCGCCCGCCTGGGCAGCAGGGTGCTGTATCCCAAATATGGAGGCGTGGACAGAGGGTGTCTGGATAGACATCTGATATTCAGCAG GTTTCGTCCGATGTCGGTCTTCCACGAGGGCGACGGAGACGAGAGCGGTTTCACCTGTTGTGCCTTCTCAGCCCGCGAGCGTTTCCTGATGCTGGGAACCTGCTCCGGTCACCTCAAATTCTATAACGTCTTCTCTGGAGAGGAGGAGGCCAACTACACCTGCCACACGTCGGCCATCACACACCTGGAACCCTCCAGG gaTGGGAAATTGCTGCTCACCTCTGCGTCTTGGAGTGTCCCCTTATCTGCTCTCTGGAGTATGGATGGAGTCTTTAGCATGAA GAACTCGTTTGTAGACGACCACTACGTCGAGTTCAGTAAACACACTCAGGACAGAGTCATCGGCACCAAGGACCAGGTCGCACAC ATCTACGACATCCAGACGGGTCAGAAGATTCTGACTCTGAACGATCCCGCCCTGGCCAACAACTACAAGAGGAACTGCGCCACCTTCAACCCCACCGACGACCTGGTGCTGAATGACGGGGTGCTGTGGGACGTGCGGGCGTCGCAGGCCATCCATAAGTTTGACAAGTTCAACATGAACATCAGCGGGGTTTTCCATCCCAACGGCCTGGAGGTCATCATCAACACAGAGATT TGGGACCTGAGGACCTTCCACCTGCTGCACACTGTCCCTGCCCTGGACCAGTGCAGGCTGGTCTTCAACAGCAACGCCACCATCATGTATGGAG CAATGCTGCAAGCCGATGAGGAGGATGACGCTATGGACCAGCAGATGAAGAGTCCCTTTGGTTCATCCTTCAGAACCTTCGATGCGACAGAGTACAAGCCCATCG CCACAGTGGATGTAAAGAGGAACATCTTTGACCTGTGCACCGACACCAAAGACTGCTACCTGGCTGTCATTGAG AACCAGGACACGGTGAGCTTGGACACGGTTTGTCGTCTGTACGAAGTCGGACGACACAAACTGGCAGAAGAAGGGGACGACGATGATCAG GATGATGAAGACCAGGACGACGACGATTCCTCGGACACGGATGACGACGACGACGATGACGACGACGATGACGACATAGAGACGGACCCGCTGTTAGAGGAACTGGCCAATAACGACGACCCGGAAAACGATGACTCGCCCCCCTCTCCCACAGATGAAGAG ATCGCAGATCTTCTcggcagcaacagcagcaacgacaacagTGATGATGACGACAACGACGATGATGATGAATCAGCAGACTCAGAACATTCAAACCGAAGTGATGACGGATGGGACTCGATGT ACTACCCAGAACAGTCAGATGATGAGACTGAGATCTTTCGGGCCCTCAGCGCGAGATGGTTCTCCTGA